The genomic DNA ATTTGGTGGATGCAGTAATTTTTCATTGTCTTCTCAAACAGCCTCTTAATTTTTCCATACTCATGGGAAGTGCAGCTGAGCTGTACCAACTGAAAATTTTGGAAACACCATAAATAATGTATTACTGACAGCAACAACTCCCAAAGTCCAAAGGACTCACCAACCTCCTCACATCAGGGGAAAAGTCCTGCCGGTAAAATCACAAGCTTCTGTTGTCTTTCCAGTTAACCATCCTCTCCCCACCTTCACATTCACCCACTATGTGGAAGCATAGGCACTGACTGAGGGAGATGAATGCAATCCCAACGAGCTTCCTTCGGTGGACCCACCTCTGCATCTAGGTTACTTTTACTTCAAAGTAACCTGAAGATGAAATGCACAGCAGTATTCATGCTGCTATGAGAATAATGAATATCAGTTTCACCTTAATTTGACATTATAGCTCCTTCTAGCGTCTTCCCTGCAAGGCTAAGCCCTAGTTTTAACAcagcaaataatattttgcctCAAATCAACAGAGGAAATACTGGCACACCCCCTTAAGATGCAGCTCGTCCAGTTTATCAGAGGACCAGGTGCCTTGGGAGAGTGCAAAGGACAGGTCAGACCCGTAGTGGAGAAAAGGGTCTTTCTTATCCAGCATGGTTTATGTAGGGGGTCTCAGGGAGCCTCCCAGGAGACACAGGTCTATTCTGAATGTGAAACTCTCAGTGCTGGTTTACCTCATGGTTTCTTATTTTATAAGACATATTTAAAAACTAGGAATATCTCAACTGCCTTGGGTCACATTCTCAGAAAAATCAGTACAGGACATGGTTTGCCCTACCCCTTGGAGAGCTGGAAAGACATACCTTGAACCCAATATCAGGCAGTGCAGATTGGTCCCATTGTGGAGGATAGATGGAACATGACAGAGTCATGTTTtggctgcagaaaagaaaaagaagcaagtcAGTCCACGATACTCCTAACTAAATCCCTCTTCCAGAGGATCCAGCCACTGTTAtcactggatttttatttttgttttagtttccACATTACCATTGTCCCTTCCTCCAGTTTAGATTTCCACACACGTCCTAGTGGCACTAATGCATCTCTTGGCAGGTCAAGACTTTGATAGGAGAGCTTCAAATGAGGAGTAACATGCTCCTAGCTGAATGGTTTGTACAACTGTTCCAGCTAGCCCTCCATGTGTGCTGCTTGAACCTCTAGGAAACAGGAGTGCGAGCCCTCTCCCTCCATGTGGCTACTCATCTCTAAATCCCTGGCCAAATGGGTGGCCTGCCCCTATTTGTCCAAGATCAAGCTTGTCAGGAGGCTGCGGGTGGAGGCTTGTGCCCTGCAGGCACTACTTCACTGGTCAGTGCTCAACAACTTCCAGCATTAATGCCCTCCTGGCATGCATGTCTTAAACCAGGCAACAGAAGCAGTAGCATCCATTCAGGAGCTACAGTTTGTCTCCCTTTTTTTGAATGAACCCACCCTTGGTTGAACTGACCCTTAAATTGAACGCTTAGCTTCAAATGCACCGTCTGCTAGTGAGTTTCTGAAGCAAAGGTGgctctttctaaaataaagcagTAGCAAAACTGACTTCTACAGCAGACATACTCAAATTCTGCCAAGCtgaacttcctttaaaaaagccGTAAGATAGGGTATCCCAAATAAGTGCATTCAGTTTACTTCATTTAGAGGgatttgcttctgtgttttattctgTCCTCAGCTTTTCAGGGGATGACATCTATCTGTTCCACAGTTCTTGGGACTGGCAGTCTCATGCTCCTACTCTGCGCACAGTTTGTTTAGTACTGTTGGGGTATAAATCAAGGAATAAAAATCCCTGGCACAGTTGTGTCAGCCCTATGTGGCCTTGCTCTCACAGAGAGAATAAAACTACTCTAGGGGTCCTTCACAGCTGCCAGAGACTGCCACCAAACATCCCTTCAGCACGCTTCACAGAAGCGTTGCATAATTTACAAATATTGTCACCACAAAATTTGCCATTAAACCAGTCAACAAAAGGTATCTAAACATGAATATAAGAACTCTAAAACTGAGGGTATTCTTAGCAGAAAGGTGCTGTCAGGTAGCGacattattaaatatattatcttCTTCTGAAGTATATTACCTTCTGTCTTGTCCACCTTGAGAGGACCAAAATTTTGGCCATCGGGCAACTTTTCTTCGAGTTCCATAGGTCAAATTTGTTTGGACCAtgtcttgaaataaaaacacaatgACTCAATAATTAGATAATTTATTGTCCAGGGACATACCCttatatgtttaaaaaagaaacaaagcaagaggTAGCCCCGAATACCACGTCAAGGTGCTCCCTTTACCACACCTACCCCATACTTCAAAACCATTCCCActtgtgctgctctgcttggaGATCAGCAAGGCCAGCCACCTGCTAGCATAGGTTGTGAAGCTCAAAGGCAGTCAACTACCAACTGCACTTGCACATGCATTCACATCCAGGCTGTTGGCCAGAGAAAACCACATCTGATGTCAGGCCTACAGCAGGGAAGAGTTTTCAATACGATGGAGGCCATAAATCTAGCTTTCCTAGCAGCACAGGATTGTTACATGGTGCTAAGAGGAAAGTCTGCCCTCCCTTCTTGGTCCTGCAGCAATATCACAGAGCACATGCTGTGTGACATAGCTAATTATCCATTGTTTCCTCCTTTAAACACCACCCTCTTTATTCATGCCAGGAAACAGATTTAAAGTTTGGAAAGCTAACGGGAGTTTTAAGATGGgtaaatcagaaacagaaaaagcatttctcattttgccgtttttctctctgtgcaaTCAGCCctaaattttcctttgctgcacCTATGTGCTTTCTCACTGCATAAGTAGTTTGCAAGACGTCTATCATGGGCTCACTTCTTCACCATTTGACTtctcagtccttttttttttttttcctttttcattcctcCTCTTTAGTTGTATAAACCCAAATGCATACGCCAGATGCCATGAAATATTTACAGTCGGCTCTTCTGCTGAATATACTACATTGTCAGAGATGCTTTTTTGGCTATAGATGCGCAAGTCTAGAAGCTCGAGCAGGGTATCtcaaaactgcagagaaatgtACATGCTGCTCAAGTTCTGCTTGGAGAAAActtacaggaggaaaaagaccTGTTCAAAGAAACCCAGACACAGGGTGAGAACCCTGCATGAAGGAGGCTGCCTTACAGCCTGCTGCACTGTATAAGTGGCTTAAAATAAGGAGCTACTTCACCTTCAAAGTCTAACTCATACATCTGAGAACCAGTTGTGAATAACACAGTGCCTTTCTGGTCAGCTAGAAATTCTTTCTCCAGATCTGCAGATGTTACCGTGGCAGAGCAGTGATCCGGATGCTgtagaaagaacaagaaaatagTCTTTGGTTTAGGTGACactgtggggaaaaagcagtattttcccCGGCCTGTATCACTGAATGCCATTTTGAACTAAGTCTTAAAGGCTTCAAGCATTTTGTTCTTTAGCGAGAGGGGTAGCCCACAGAGAACAGCTGCTTGTAGCAACAGCAACCAAGCAGCCTTCAGCCTGTGTGTCAGCTTCAGCCAAAAGGTGTCTGTCATCTCTGGAAAATGCCCCCACTTTCAAAGCCAGGCCTTTGAATGCTTTCACAGAGTAGCAGTACTGCTTTGATGAACGGAAAATTAAGAAGACAAACCCACCAGGGCatcagagcagcactgcaaggGCACCCAGCAGCGCGTGTGCAACACCCCAGCTGCAGAACAACGTGCCCTAAATAACTCTCCAAAGACGGCTTAACAAGAGCTTTTGGCATGGACAGCAGATGGATCTCACCTTTTCCCCATACTCAATCCAGTGCCCAGAATCATCAAGCCAATACCAGGTGTACTCCATTTTGGGAGCAGGTGGATGAGTCAGAAGATACCACAGGTGCAGAAGAGCTGACCAACACCTAATCAGAAGAGAAATCCACATTAAAGTATGGGTCTTTTCCAAAGCTGTCACACTATGTGATATCCCTGGTCTGGTTAGAAGTCTAACTGCTTCTCAGAAAAGGAGACCCCTCCAACCTGGGAAGTGCATGTTTGGCCCAGAACAAATAAACTGATGTTTGTACATTTATGTGGCATGGTAAGCACCACAGAAATGACCCTGACCTCTCTGGGCTGGACAAAGGTCactgtttttctctaaaatatatctttctaaaatacacattgtaagaaaataaaacttgacaGAATAAACTCGGCTTGTTATAGGAAGGCCAATAGTGCCACCTGGCTAATAAGAATAAGATTTGGCTTTCAGGCAGTGTGTGATCAGCTGCAAAAGTCAGGACGTCTTCAGAGGGCACTGGTGAAAGCAAAGGTGATGCTCACAGGTACTCTACCGGGTGCAGgtgcccaggtgctggcagcaggggctgcaggggtggcctctgtgagcagatatccacactgcaacacatggaggaccccatgctgcagcatgtggacatgccctgaaggaagctgcagtcCATGGGCAGGAGCTCATGCCAGAGCAGGTttatcctgaaggactgcagcccagaGGAAAGGAGACATGCTGGAGTGAGGGAAATTTCTGAGAACAATGCAGTGGTGGGGGGCAACTCTTATGGACTGAGACCAACGCCCATTCCCTATCCCCTCTGCATCACTTgtgggtgggaggcaggggggaagTAGAAAAGCTGGGACTGAAGGAGTGAATttcagcctgggaagaaggtgGATGAGGGGAAGGTGGTGTTCtaatttttgggtttgtttcttatcatccaaatctattttaattggcaataaattaagtttccccaagtcaagtctgttttgatcagtgatctccctgtcttccTCTCAACTCAtgaatttttctgtcttacttTCTTCTGTATCCAGTTGAGGAGAAGGTGTCAAATTCCTTTGGCAGGGGAAATCACTTACCAGCAAAGTCTTTGCTCTGCAGTCTACCCTGGAAACACAGTACCTACACAGAGACGAAGCTGAAACAGGTAGCCACCAATAATTCCAATTCAGAGGATTTTACTTTGCTTGATGCAGTGCTTTAGCCTCCTTTGAAAGTCCCAGTTTTGGACCCAGCCAATGCTTTTCCATGCATCTCATCACTTTGCTGCTCCTACAACATTTCCCTATCGTGAAGCACACAGACACAGCTGAGACCTGCCCACCTGCATGCCATGGAGTTTGCAAGGGTCTGTGGCTGAGCTACTCAGGGTTACCCAAAGAATTTGAGCACCCTATtcaaacagaaactgaaaatgatCATTTATCCTGCTCTGATGCTCTTCATGCCTTGGCAGGGACCACGGGTATTCAGAGCAGGCTAGTCAGAGGAAAACGTCATAGGAGGAGCTCCCTTACAGAGCTGGTTACAGTACAAAGGTCCACAAACAAAGGCTTGGCAGCCCCTGGACTGCCAGAACAAAGAGCAAGGAAGGACCCACATCTCCTTCACAGCCTCAGCTTGCTCCAGCACTGCCTTCAGACCATGGGTGCTCTTTGTACGCAGTAACACCAGCCAGGCCTGTTCCTAGAAAAATGCTCACACTTAATTTACTTGCAAATCCCACTGCAGGAGATTCATGAGATCCAGCAGTTCTGGGAGATTTTTTTGGATGTGGTGgtcccttttctcccctctgcacagcagtgtgctgctgctgctgctgctgtggcagaagaATTTGAAGTTTGTGGATTTGAAGTGTGGGATTTGAGGGGCAGAAGATAAACAGAGAGGAAAGCGGGGGAGGAGGGTGGGATGATatttccaggcagctttcctcCATTGCTCCCCCATCCCTGTTCCCTCTCGCCACTCCATGGATGGATACTAacccctgccagctcccctgTCAGTACCCAGGGCTCCCAGTCTGCCCTAACCCCATCGGCTTTCCAAAATGCCCAGTTGTGCCCTACTTTCACTTGTCAGCATTTCTGCTCCTGGAAGGGAATTTCCACTTACCAGATAACCCCAactagaaagaaacagaggtgAAACaacaaagcagatggaaaaaaaattacctagcAAGACAGATCTTCACCTTTTACTGAAGATTTTGCTATCTGGTCTTGTGCAATTGAGAGATACCatgtaaatttgctttttatatcTCCAGAGGAATAACTTTATACAGAAGGAATTTTATACGTTAAAAGCAACCTCATGCCACCTTTTTTCTTACACTTCTCCCTCACATAGAAGAAAGGACGAATTAATGAAGATATAAGTGCAGCTTACCATATGACTAACTGCAAGCAGGTATCCTTCCAGCAGACCTTATAGCCAAGCCCACAAGCTATGAAACCCCCAGCTTTCTCCAtctgcctccctcccagctcagcagcaccccaggaaagctgCCAGAGCCCGGCACACGCCACCTCCCAGCTGCCCTACTCACAGTCATGTCATCAGGCTGCTCAGTCACCACCCCTGGGAGCTGAGGGCACCAGCCACGTGCCTGCCAGTTGGATGAGCCCTCTGAACCCTTGCTCCACATGGGAAAGGTCCCCCAGCTGCAGTAagaccttcagaaaaaaagtacaactGGCCTGTGATAGCTCCTCATGAACTCCCAACTGCACATCTGTACCTCGCTGTCTCTCTCAGGGTCTCTCTCCGTGGGACATCATGGATGCCTCTCCGCTTAGCCACTGACCCTTAGAAAGCGGAGCTGAGTAACACTTCCTTCTGGTTATTGCGCCATACTACGCATGCGCATCTGCAGACCGGCCAGGCACAGCTGATGTTTTTGGCAGATGCACCAGTAAAATCAACATCCCTACAAACTGGCATCGTTTATCCCTACTGCCTGGTTCCTGTCATCATGCACCAGCACTTAGCTTGTGCCaattcctcccctccttccagTGGTTGGGGGTATTCAGGACCTTCTCCTTTCAAGAttcctgccaggagcagcttCTGCCGATCATCATTCTTTGAAAGCCAAAGCTGGCATTGCCTTGCAAAGCAAACCCCAAATCTCAACACAGAAAGCGGGTGCATCTCTCAGCACACTCTCTGCATTGGTTATTACACCATTCAGCAGGGTTGCAGCATGCAGCGCTGCACGGAGTGACCCAAACCAGCACAAACCGAGCACAGAGCCCTGTGGGGCAGGCTACGTCAGCCCACACAGAGCTCTGCACCTTCCCAagaatttgtatttgtattccTTTACCCTGAAGGCTGATCCTCTATTCCATTCTTCCCCACGGAAATCAGAGAAGGGTTAGGAGCTTTCCACTCTGACCTCCAGCCTTTCTGTCTAAAGGCGGACAGTTTACCAGCTGTGTTCTGAAGCATAACGCTTAACAACAGGTCAAATAGTACTAAGTACATAAACTTGTTCAGATGCAAACACTTTTTGGTTGTGGGGTGGGTATTTTTGTTATACAAATTGCATTCAGCTGAATTGgccagaacatttttatttcctgatgaTCTACTCAGGCCAGATCAGTATTGCTGAAACACATAAATCTCTGGTTTAGTTTCTGGAAAGGTTGCGCTGAGTACATTTTATAGACATAGtactgagagagaaaaaaaaaaaaaaaaagcacaccacCACAAATGAGGTTATGAAGTTGAactttgtttcttcctcctctagCCTTTTTTGACTGACTTTTGATCTCCCATATGCTACTCCGGCAGACATGCTCCAGAGCGGAGGATCGCACCAGGGGACCATGGGGAGCTTTCCATGAACTGGCAAAACTGTAAAGCGAGCACGGAGCGAGTGTGGGTGCCCCGG from Falco rusticolus isolate bFalRus1 chromosome 5, bFalRus1.pri, whole genome shotgun sequence includes the following:
- the LOC119148126 gene encoding protein mono-ADP-ribosyltransferase PARP12-like isoform X3 codes for the protein MCSWEFMRSYHRCWSALLHLWYLLTHPPAPKMEYTWYWLDDSGHWIEYGEKHPDHCSATVTSADLEKEFLADQKGTVLFTTGSQMYELDFEDMVQTNLTYGTRRKVARWPKFWSSQGGQDRSQNMTLSCSIYPPQWDQSALPDIGFKLVQLSCTSHEYGKIKRLFEKTMKNYCIHQMQRIQNPTLWQVFQWQKEQMKKLSKSKWVDERLLFHGTSPSHVPAICEQNFDWRICGTHGTMYGKGSYFARDASYSHKYCSSHSGCYSMFVAHVLVGDFVQGNPDYPRPPPRAVNSNRLYDSCVNDPTDPSIFVIFEKHQIYPAYILEYSSGAQCMIL
- the LOC119148126 gene encoding protein mono-ADP-ribosyltransferase PARP12-like isoform X1, translated to MEKAGGFIACGLGYKVCWKDTCLQLVIWCWSALLHLWYLLTHPPAPKMEYTWYWLDDSGHWIEYGEKHPDHCSATVTSADLEKEFLADQKGTVLFTTGSQMYELDFEDMVQTNLTYGTRRKVARWPKFWSSQGGQDRSQNMTLSCSIYPPQWDQSALPDIGFKLVQLSCTSHEYGKIKRLFEKTMKNYCIHQMQRIQNPTLWQVFQWQKEQMKKLSKSKWVDERLLFHGTSPSHVPAICEQNFDWRICGTHGTMYGKGSYFARDASYSHKYCSSHSGCYSMFVAHVLVGDFVQGNPDYPRPPPRAVNSNRLYDSCVNDPTDPSIFVIFEKHQIYPAYILEYSSGAQCMIL